A region from the Lolium perenne isolate Kyuss_39 chromosome 4, Kyuss_2.0, whole genome shotgun sequence genome encodes:
- the LOC127293783 gene encoding mitochondrial import receptor subunit TOM6 homolog, which produces MFLGALPKKPSKEAAYKELRAHLYIMAGCIAAIRAAPYILHFLNREPEMTELKL; this is translated from the coding sequence ATGTTCCTAGGCGCGCTCCCGAAGAAGCCGAGCAAGGAGGCGGCGTACAAGGAGCTGCGCGCGCACCTCTACATCATGGCCGGCTGCATCGCCGCCATCCGCGCCGCCCCCTACATCCTCCACTTCCTCAACCGTGAGCCCGAGATGACGGAGCTCAAGCTCTAG